Genomic DNA from Phycisphaerae bacterium:
GACATCGTTTGCGTTGAAATTGTTCAGACCGGCCATGGGTCTATGCTCCTTGTGCAGCAGGTTCGGGTTCGGAAACGATGGGGTTTTCACCGCGCACGAGCGCGGCGTAGAGGCGGTAATCGAGGGGGAGTTCATCCGGCAGCCCGAGGCGGTTCTTCGCCACGTGTGCGGGGCGCTCAGTGGTGCGGAGGATGCGTTCGCCGGTGCCAAGGCCCTGTACACGCTTGCGATCGAAGGACTCGGTCGTGGTCTTGGTGAGGACCTTGTACGTGGCGAACAGGACTTCGTCACACCATTCCTGCACCAGCGCCGACGCCAGCTTCTGCAAGCGCGGGCTGTAGCGGTCGTACGTGTCCGTCTCGGGATTGGCGAACCTCTCGATCTGGGCGTGGGCGATCAGGATGATGCCCATGCCGCGCTCATTGCGCAGCGCGTCGAGACCCGCCAGCACTTCGCGCCAGGGGGTCAGTGCGAACATGTAGCCCTTGCCGTAGGGGATGTCCTCGATCGACTCGACGTTCCGCTCTTTGCAGATGCGGGCGAAGATCAGCGTTTGCAGCCAATCGAGCGAGTCGAGCACGAGCGTGCGATACTCATGCGGCTCGGTGTAGAGGGCTGCCAGGGCATTGAGCACGTCGCCGCAGTTCTGCGCGAGCGGGAAGCGCTCGCACTCGATGCCGCCCAGGCCATCCTCGGTCGGGAGGAAGATCGGCGCCTCGGCCATGGCGCCAAACGTGCTCTTGCCGATGCCGTGCGTGCCGTACACGAGCGTGCGGCGGGGGGCCGTGACGCGGCCCCGTTGAACTTGCTCCAGCAGTGTCATGCGTTCTCCTTCATTCGTTTGACCTCCGTTCGTACCGTGAATCCGGGCGCGGGGCCGGTACAGGGAGTCCGGGCCGCAAACGAGCGAGGAGGAGGTGGGGGAGCCACGGCCACGCCACCCGGCCCCGGGCCCGGGTTCACAGGCGATCAATCACGCGCAGCTCCTCGTAACGGGTGAACCAGTTGCCGGTCGCGCGGCAGCGGCCGAGCTCGGCCATCGCGGCTTCGTTCTGGCGCTGCACCTCGTCCAGTACCGACGCGACGACATGCCAAGCGCCGCAGCGGAACGGCTCGCGCTTCTCGACAGCGACAATGTGCACGGGGACGACGTAGCTGCTGACGAGCGCGACGAGCGCCCGGTAGAACGCGACCTGGTGGATGTAGTCGAAGGCGCGGACGGCCAGCTCGAATTCGTCGAGGTGGTCGCAGGTCTTCAGGTCGACGATGCCGACGTCGGTGTGCGGGTTGATCCAGTCGATGCGCGCCTGGCAGGGGAACTCCCCATAGCGCGCCCGCACCACGCCCTCGGCCACGCCGTCAGCGAAGAGTGGGCCGGCGACGCAGTGCGCACGCACCGCCGCCGCCATCTGCTCGACCAGCGCCCCCTGCGCGTCGCTGAGCACGGACCTGCTCTGGCGCGCCGCCCATTCCGCGAATGTCTTCGTCTGCGAGCCGAACGGCTGGCCCGTCTTCGGGTTGATCGGGCCACCGACGGCGAACTCGCGCTCGTAGCGCTGCCGGCCCTCGAGGATCAGGGCGTGCGCGGCGCGACCGATGAGGTACGCCGTCGTGTCCCGCTCCGGCACCAGCCCGAGTTCCTTCTTGCGGTACAGCAGGGGGCAGCGGCGGAAGTCGTTAAGGGTGTGGGAGGTCAGGAAGTCCTTCGCCCTGGCGTGATAGACCTCGGCGGGTTCGCGGATCAGGAAGTGAAGCCCCAGCACCGGGCGCTCCGGTGAGTCCGACGCAACCGGACCAGCCGAATAGTCGCGGCGATAGTCCCCTTGACCGA
This window encodes:
- a CDS encoding ATP-binding protein yields the protein MTLLEQVQRGRVTAPRRTLVYGTHGIGKSTFGAMAEAPIFLPTEDGLGGIECERFPLAQNCGDVLNALAALYTEPHEYRTLVLDSLDWLQTLIFARICKERNVESIEDIPYGKGYMFALTPWREVLAGLDALRNERGMGIILIAHAQIERFANPETDTYDRYSPRLQKLASALVQEWCDEVLFATYKVLTKTTTESFDRKRVQGLGTGERILRTTERPAHVAKNRLGLPDELPLDYRLYAALVRGENPIVSEPEPAAQGA
- a CDS encoding PD-(D/E)XK nuclease-like domain-containing protein, whose protein sequence is MSAPPHNPPLVSLGQGDYRRDYSAGPVASDSPERPVLGLHFLIREPAEVYHARAKDFLTSHTLNDFRRCPLLYRKKELGLVPERDTTAYLIGRAAHALILEGRQRYEREFAVGGPINPKTGQPFGSQTKTFAEWAARQSRSVLSDAQGALVEQMAAAVRAHCVAGPLFADGVAEGVVRARYGEFPCQARIDWINPHTDVGIVDLKTCDHLDEFELAVRAFDYIHQVAFYRALVALVSSYVVPVHIVAVEKREPFRCGAWHVVASVLDEVQRQNEAAMAELGRCRATGNWFTRYEELRVIDRL